The Meleagris gallopavo isolate NT-WF06-2002-E0010 breed Aviagen turkey brand Nicholas breeding stock unplaced genomic scaffold, Turkey_5.1 ChrUn_random_7180001922806, whole genome shotgun sequence region TTGTAGTGAAGGAATGTGGAATCATTGTAGTGAGTGATGTAGAATCATTCTTTTTCAGGGTATTTATGTTTTGGACTATTTCTGGAATGAAGCCTGGTATTTGAAAACCATTGATATCTGCCACGATCACTTTGGATGGTACTTGGGCTGGGGAGACTGCGTTTGGTTGCCTTACCTCTACACTCTGCAGGTAAAGATAGGGTAAAACTGGTGTTTGggctaaaaggaaagaagctttCCAGAAACGTTCTCTCTAGCAGATTGGtgtttatcttattttctttctttacagctTGAATACTGACTATTACAACACTCTCTGTAAGAATTTCATTGTAGGAGAGCCTTCCGTCCCTGCATGGAATTAcatcttctctcttcttttgtaCCTCTTTCTGTCACTGTCTGTTGTTTCATCTGCGTATCTTTTGTAATTCCCTTCAGTCCCTTTCTGTACTCCTTTTTGTTGGATGGTCGTTTGACTGGTTTgtgttttcctcctccccctttTCCAGTTGATCAGCATCCTCActgtttctcccttttccttgtgTAACCTAAGAAATGCAGcagtggaaagaaaggagatgtACGATGCAGGATTTCCTGAAAAAGATTCCATGTTATGACTGATAGGATGAACTTTTGTGCTCTTTCTAATACTCTGTCCTGGGTCACTGTAGGTCAAGGAATTCGTCTGGCACCCTGGGtgtgtttttaaagtaaacCACTGCATGTCTCTGTTCTGTCTCCCAGGGCTTATATTTGGTTTACCaccctgtgcagctctgcacagctaATGCCATCGGGATCTTGGCGTTGGGCTTGGCTGGCTATTACATCTTCAGAATGACAAACCACCAGAAAGATCTCTTCCGCCGTACCAATGGCAACTGCAAGATATGGGGCAAGAAGCCCGACTACATTGAGTGCTCCTACATGTCTGTGGATGGGACCAAGTACTACAGCAAGCTGCTGACCTCGGGGTTCTGGGGGTGGGCACGCCATTTTAACTACACTGGAGATCTGATGGGCTCCCTGGCCTACTGTCTGACCTGTGGGTTTGAACACATCTTGCCTTACTTCTACATTGTTTATATGACTATTCTGCTAACTCACCGTTGCATTAGGGACGAACACCGTTGTTACAGCAAATACGGGAAAGACTGGAAACGCTACACTGCTGCAGTGCCCTACCGGCTCATACCAGGGCTGTTTTAAGGCTGACACAGAAGCTGAGGGAAATagactttcttttaaatgaaaagagcttATTCGCACAGTTGAACTAACAAAAATATGTTGCAAAAGACACCACTCTCTGGGGAACGAAAGGTGCCTGGAAGACTATCTTTAATGTACTGAGGGAACGTAAACAGGCAgactgtttaaagaaaatgaaacgaGGCAGAGAATTGGCCTTTTTAATAGATCTCCAGAAAGATCTGTTTTACCAGGAATGTAAGACTGCCGAGATTTGTAAAACTGAAATTGATTTACCTTGGTTTAAAACCAGTGGGAACACGTAGCAAAA contains the following coding sequences:
- the LOC104916581 gene encoding 7-dehydrocholesterol reductase-like produces the protein CRIILFQGIYVLDYFWNEAWYLKTIDICHDHFGWYLGWGDCVWLPYLYTLQGLYLVYHPVQLCTANAIGILALGLAGYYIFRMTNHQKDLFRRTNGNCKIWGKKPDYIECSYMSVDGTKYYSKLLTSGFWGWARHFNYTGDLMGSLAYCLTCGFEHILPYFYIVYMTILLTHRCIRDEHRCYSKYGKDWKRYTAAVPYRLIPGLF